One Aegilops tauschii subsp. strangulata cultivar AL8/78 chromosome 2, Aet v6.0, whole genome shotgun sequence genomic window, atcgaatctcgggcaagtaacataccgatggacaaatggaattacgtatgttgtcataacggtttgaccgataaagatcttcgtagaatatgtaggagccaatatgagcatccatgttccactattggttattgaccggagaggtgtatcggtcatgtctacatagttctcgaacccgtagggtccgcacgcttaacgttcgatgacgattttgtattatatgagttatgtgatttggtgaccgaatgttgttcggagtcccggatgagatcacggacatgacgaggagtctcgaaatggttgagaggtaaagattgatatataggacaataGTATTCGGATACCGAAAGTGTTCCCGAGGGTACCGGGTatatatcgggtcaccggaaggggttccgggcacccccggcaaaagatatgggcctaatgggccaagaggggaaatgcAGCAGCCATCAGGGGCtgctgcgccccccatatgggctggcctaagtggagaaggaaaaggggaggAGGAAAGGACAGAGAGGGAATAGGATTCGCCCTTCTTccccctctcccctctttccttcccccttccgtatacaaggaaaggggggcgcaaGGCACGGCAGagcccctagggggcggcggccaagcccTAGGGTGccctggctgcctcccctcccctcccacctatatatacatggggagggggctcctagaacacacaccaacatcTGTTAGTCGTGTGcggcccccctccacagattacacCCTCGGTCCTATTCTCgtggtgcttaggtgaagccctgcgcggattacttcaccatcaccgtcaccacgccgtcgtgctgacggaactcatctacttcctcgacactttgctggatcaagagttcgagggacgtcatcgagctgaacgtgtgcagaactcggaggtgtcgtacgttcggtacttgatcggtcggaacgagaagaagtttgactacatcaaccgcgttgtcaaacgcttccactttcggtctacgagggtacgtagacacactctccccctctcgtcgctatgcatctcctagatagatcttgcgtgagcgtaggattttttttgaaattgcatgctatgtttcccaacatAACAATGGTACCATACAAGCTGGGTCTTTCATTATCACCAAACTAAACACAAGATAGGAAGGAGAAAGGGATGGCCTTCACAAGCACGTGGTGTTGCGACTCCAGCGCCGATGCCTACATCTAGTTCTCTAGCACTATCGGCGCCTACATCCGCCGTTAACCCGGTCTCCGCGCTCCGTGGAAGAAGTGGATTGGGAGTAGGAAAAGGAGGAGGATGATGTGGACTGCCGGTGCAGAAGGATGGGAGGAGGCGGGGGCCTTGGCTTGCATCGCCGGTAGGCGGCAGGCGGCAGCTGTCGTCGCTCTGTAAAGAGAAGCGAGGGACGCAAGATTAGGGTTGAGAGGCTTCAGTAGGGAGTTTTATACCATTGACTCCCATCAGCAGGCGTACGTGGACTATGGGCTGGGCCGGAAACTCAAAAAGGTCTGAAAGTTTTGGCTGGCTTGTATTTATACCGGGCCTAGACAACATGGGCGAATTTTGGACGAAAATCTGAAATTCCGGACAAAATCCAAAACTCAGTTGTAAACTGCCACTGACAGGTACAACCAACGAAGGCTAGACCTAGAATTTTGTGGATTTGCTAACGAGGCATACAATTGTGGACGCAAACATTTGAGAGGTGATCGGTCACTATCCGTGTACGTCTACAGACGTCGGATTTGCTAGATCCGGCCGTAGATGCTCTGCTAGAATAAAACGTTAAGTAGCCTTTTTGGGAGGGTATATGCCTATGAAAAAAAATATTTTCTATGAATCTATTTTCGGTTTGAAAGTCTTGTGAGACAGAAATTTTCTATTTTTGAGATCATGATCGGTAATTTTTTATTCACTGAGTTGTGAATTGAACTCACGTAAGCGTCAAGTGGCTTAAGGGCATATTGTGACTCATTCAATTGAAGATTATAACTCTTCTTTCGCAAAGAAATGAAAAGATGTAGAAATCGCTAAAGTGGCGCAGCCTGGAGCATCCTAATTTTGGAGTATCTTTTTCTCGAATATGCATAAGCATGTGCACTATCTATTAAAGAAGATGATGGGGTAGATAACCCCTCCATGTTAGCGAGTATATATTACACCTTACATAAAACATGCAACGCCAACTCTACCTAGATCGCCTAAGATAATCTAACTCTTCGCACTAATCCACATTGGTAGAGCCTGAAGGCTTCTACCTCTCCCTTGATGATCTTTGTCCGTTTTCATGTTCTTCCTTCCACCTCAATTTTTCCGGACGAGAGCTTGCAAAGATGGTGAGGCGTCATCGATCTCTGGCCTTTTTGGAGTACTTGATTGCGTCGAATTTTGGCCTTTTTTCCTATCCAGTATCCACCTAGGGCTGCAAACGAGTCGAGTCCGAGCGAGTTGGACTAGAGTCAACTCAGTTTGTACAAAAATTTGAGCTTTCAAACTGAGCGAAACTCAAAGTTCAGCTGTAAAAAGTGACTCGTTTTAGCTTGTAATGATCTCGAGTCGATCTCTTCCGAACTAAATAATATTATTTCTTTGATAATCTAAGACATTTTTTTAACAAGATAGACCACAACACAACATAAGCTTAAATTTGACTTATTCTCTCTCAACTGAAGACTAGTACTCACTCCGTCTTGAATTATACTTGTTTTAGATTTCTCTAGATACGGATAGTGTCTAGCAAGAGATCATGAATGAACTAGCAAGAGAAAAAAAAGGTGTGCATGCACTCAAACTTTAGTCAGAATAACAGGATATTTAATACTCTCTCTGTTCCATTCCAAATTAGCTGACTCTGTTAGATACATCAGTATTTAGCCAAATATAAGACAACTAATTTGAGACTGAGATAATACATGACCAACCACATACTAAATTGGAACTAAATTTTCTCTGCGCTTAATTAAACTTCATGTTTGAAAGTAGCTAAAATGAAGAAAAACTATACATGACATATATGATAGTAAGTTATCACGTTTCTTTTTATCTTATGTGAAGATTATTAATATAATTATATGATATCAACATATCAAGCTAAAATGAGTGAGCCAATATCGGCTTAAAATCAGCTCGTTTCTCGATCAATCTAAATAAAATGTTCATACTCTAATTTCTTTTTGAGTCGAACCTTTGTTGCAGCCTATCAATCACGTCTCGCGCCCCATATAACCGAGCCGAGCAACAAAGCCGGGCGGGGTGACCCTTCCGGTGGGTCGCAGCCGCGCCCATAAAAAGTGAAACCCACCAGTCACCAGACCTCCTTACCTTCTCCCCCCCTTCCCCATCCCCATCACGTCGCCCGGCCGCCCACCGCTGGGACCCCGAGCCCACGGGGCCCTCAACCCCCACCCGCACGCGCGCGCGCCTCCCCTCTGAGCCCTGACCCCCTCGCCGGAGCGGCCGAGCGCGCGCCCATGGACGAGTACCGGCCGCGCCGGTCGCCGGCTACCGAGCGGTTCGTCGGGTTGTTCTCGTCGCCCTCCTCGTCGCCGACGGAGTCGTCGTTCGTCGCTGGGGATGAGTTCCACGAGGACGACTTCATGTTCTCATCCGCCCCAGTCGCCGCCTCGGACGCGCGGCCCGACGGGCCAGAGAGCCCGACCCGGGTTCCGCATAGCCACCTCGGTCTCCTCGCCGCGCTGCACGAGGGGGACAAAAGGCTCCTTGTTCGCCGCGCCGGGGGCGGgagcggggcagcggcgtcggctGTCGCGGCCACCCCGGCCACGCTGCTCCGGCGCAAGGCCACCATCGCGGCTGCCACTTCGGCATCTGGTGGTTCGCTGTCGCCCAcccagtcccctgcctccgccgcgTGGGCTATCCCGGCGAACCCGAGGCCCAAGAACCGCGCACCGGCCCCGCAGTATCACCAGTCGGCTCCAGTTAAGGTTCCCGTCCGCCCGCCCCAGAAGCCGGCAATGGACAAGTGGGACGAACTGGACGACGATGACGAGCTCCGGCACGGGGATGCCGCCATGCTGCCCCCGCACGAGATGGTCGCGCGCGCGTCTGCTGGTGGCGCCGGGCCGGCCGCCCCCTTCTCGATGCTGGAGGGCGCCGGTCGCACGCTCAAGGGCCGAGATCTTCGACGGGTACGCGACGCTGTGCTTCGGCAAACCGGATGGCTCGACTGAATCCGGCGAGGTGATGTGGCTCTAGACTTCTATTCAGCTTAGAGTCATAGATTGGTTACATTAGCATATAATTCTTGTGGCGTTGTAGATCGGGAGGGAAGATGAGAAAGTAAGGTAACAGGTTGAGTTTTTTTGTGTGCAACTGCTTGCAATTTTGATCTCAGTGAATTGGAAGGATGTGTCTGTTATTACTGAAGTTTCAACAGTAATAAGAACTTGTGTCATGTATCGTAAATTGGGAGTTTTCTGTAATTCAGGAGGAAGGGCAATTTTGTCAACGCTGTTGAGTTTATCTCGACAATTCTCAAGGTTTATTTTTGTCCACTCGAATCCAAATGGTATTTCGGTTTTGTTTCTTTATCTCGTGATATCACACAATTGCATTTTGTTGTGGTAAGGTTATTTTTTCATGTTTGTTTCTTGCCGTATGTGCATTCTCTAATCGTAATTGATATGCTGTTCAACCATCTCTGCCTACTTCCTAGagaatttcagagttcattgtgTCAACAGTATGATCCCACGCAGAATCTACTTATGCTTTCgaatttcagagttcattatgTCTATGAACTGCAAGCAATGTATCAAACTCATCAACCAATTATGCTTTGTTGGAAAGCAATGCCGCTTATGTCGTGAGAAGAACTTTGGTTGGTGCCTTGGTGGCTGTTGCCAGTGTTCTCCAGTCATAAGGTATTCTAGTTTATGGTCTTATTAGGTGAGCTTTTCTTAGTACTTCTCTACACTTGAATTTATACATCTTATATATAAAAGATTTGCTAGTTTGGATTGGTGGCACAATGACTGATTGCTACGCCCATTCTTTTCAAAACGAAACTGATTGCTATGTTTAGGTGTAGTATTCTAGTGGCAGCCATCTGGTCTTATCCATTCAATGATGTTTTCTCTTTCTGTGTCGATACTTATGCTTCGCTGTGACATACACTGCTGAAAACTGTAGTTGTATTCCTGCCATATGATCGCATGATCTTGTTAAATGCTTCAACGTATTCTATTTTCTGCTTACCTTAGGCTGAGATGCTCATCTGATGGACCGCTGTGTATTTAGGGACCCTGAACCATGTAACTTTTTCCCCTTAACCTGCTACATACATCAGAGAGCTCAAAACTTGTAAGCTAAATATGAAGATGGTTCTCTTGTTATAGTGTCCGGTGCCACTTTGAGTTCTGTTGAGCAGTCTTCATGCTTGATGTTTTGCGTTCAGCATTGAAGTAACCGAAATCAAAATGATAGCCAAGCCTGGTGCTTTCTGTCGATTGCGGTCTGCCCAGACGATTAGGATAGATAAAGTTTAGACTGTGAGTCAATCACTTTCTTCCACTTCCGGTGCTCCTTTGATGGGGAAGTTTGTTCTGCTGCTGCCCTTTTCTAGCCGGATCTTGCTTTATTCCTCTCTGCTCCTCTTCCCATTGTGGATTCCACATTTGGGTGCTGTGCTTTTCTTAGTCAATTGCTGGCTGGAGCTGGACCCTATTCTCCTTGCCAGCCAATTGAAGGATCACACCATTCGTAATTGTGGTGCCACTCTTTTTCTGTGGGTCTGCGGTGGGCTGTTGCTGAGAATAAGTTCACTGTCTGGCTCCATTCAATGAGAATCGAGAACTAACTCCCCTGCACTACACTGCACATTTGCTATCATCTCAAGGGCTTTACTAATCATTTATAGCATCCTGGAGGAACGGCGGCCGGCTGCTGGAGTACCTCTGTATACTCTGTTGCTAAGCTGCTCCGAGCCTCCGAGGTATAAAATGAGGAAAAATCATCTGTCTCATTTTGGTCACTGAACTTCGAAATGCCCTAAATACGGTCACGGAGGTTGCTTAAGTTGTCCAATATGGTCAGTATATAAGTTTCTGAGACATATCTATATGTACTCCCTtcatttttgtatacaaggccactatcaaaattacaatttgcacctatacaaggccactaacaccaATCAAGATAAAATTGATGAGGTTTGTCTCGTACTAGCAACCGAGGACATTAAtaccccatgcatgcatgcaggggtgagaaggttggtttgaaTGCATCGAATTAATCAACCAACGAGGAATGAAGGAGTGAGAGAGTTGTCTTGTTGTGCGTTGGAGAGAAAAATACACATTTATTAACACGTCAAGCGAGGAGAAAAGACTAGTTGCAACATTTGGCTTAAGTGGCCATTAATTTCTATCTTGGTACCTGTAATATGGGTTTGTGGTATTGTATACAAAAATGGAGAAAGTACATACATtctaaaatagatgactcaactttgtactaaccaGTCAAAACGCATATTGAGTGACAACTCAAACCACCGGCACTAATTCATAATTTTAGCACAGCTCTAGCTATCACTCGTAGTTCAAAACTCATTTTATTCATTACATAGAGTTATTTTATAAATAAAATACAAATGCGCTTCAAATGGGTTGATTTTTTTTCCGAGAGTACACAAATCGCGTCCCATAACTTTATAGAAGGATAGAGATATGTACAAGAAAAGTTACAAGGGACAACACAAGTCGGAATATGTACAACTGCAAGCTCAGCTCCTACACCCAAACACTACTCCTCATGCTTCGTTTGGTAGAGGGGTTTTTCCAGCATCATCAGAGGGGGTGGGGATTTCAGAGATTTGGGGAACCCCCTCTTCCACCCAATCCCCTTAAATCCCCTTTGGTAGAGGGGTTTTCCAGCACCCGAGTGGGTGGGGATTTCAGAGATTTGGTGAATCCCCCTCTTCCACCTGAGTAGTTTCATTAGGGCCTACGGGTCCACAATAGTAGCTATATGGCTTTCACTCTCTGATCTTCGATATAATGATTTTCTCTGAGATCaatttgtggtgtgtttgttagGATCCAATGacttgtggatttatgatcagattattcatttaTTTATCTTAATTTATAGCTATTTATGCTTTCCGATCTATGATTCTTCTTTGGCCACCAGTAGTTCTTCAGAGGAAGTGGTGCATAGcagtgggttcaatcttgcggtgatcTTGTCTAGTGACAAAAGGGAGGAAGGTGTGTATTGTGTTGTTGTCACTAAGGGTAAAACGATGGGGGTTAATCTTATTGCTAAGTTTTCTTTTATCcacattatgtcatcttgcttattACGTTACTCGGTTTCTTGCAAACATAATACTttgagatgcatgctggatagcggtcttgGGGGTAGAGTAATAGTTGTAGACGTCAGTAAGTTTAACGTTCTACTTATCACAGACGCAATGCCTATGTGAAATTATGCCATGAATGATCATAGTTATAACTTGTGTTATTATGTCAATTGACCAATAGTAATTTGTCTACCATGTCACTACATGCTTTCGAGTGAGATGCCAGTAGTGAGAAcatatggccctcgggtctattctCCATTAATACAAAAGTTGGTACAATTTGCTCTTTACTATTTTGCCGCTTTGCCCTATCACTATTTGCTTTTAATCTTGTAACTAGCAACAACAAGAGGATTGGCAACCTCCTTGCTACTGTTGGTGCAAGCAATTTTTTTATGTGTGCAGGTACTACTAACGTTGTTAGCTTGGTGTACTGGTTCAACAAACCTTGGTTTTTAACCGGGGGAAACACTACCTGTTGTCGTGCTACATCACCTTTCTCTTCGGGGAATCCAACAACTCCTACGGGAGTAGCACTCACAAATGAATCTCACCAATCCCCTATATCTCGCACGCATAGACTCACACATGAGAGAGGAATAACCAAACAACTTGGAGATCAAACAAAGGGAAATAATCTCAATAATATCACAAACATCCGCAAAAGGATGAATGATTAAACAAGTCTTGATCTCAAGATGAGTATAAACAGAGTTACAAACCCTAATCTTACAAATTTGAATTCCTCTACGTATGGTCATGTTGCGATGAATGAAAATGGAGATGGGCGAAAGAGAAGGAATGGATATCTAGTGGTTCTTCTCCAGATCTCTTCTTTCTCTGTCCTGGACGTGGTGACGGTGCCGCTCGTACCATGCCCCGTCTTGCGCTCATTTTGCTCCAATGAACTTTTGCCAAAAGGAAAGTTGTTCCAAATGGCATCGTTTGATGAGATGTTGATTGGTTTCCTTCCAAATATGTTTATTCCTACAGGTCAATAAAAAGAACAAGTTTTCTTCTTTCATGAAGGATTGGCGTTAGAAAGATGCGAGAAATATCAAAAACCTTTGAAAACCACATCAAAATCCTCTTATAAAAGTTGCAAAATATGGAGCCATCATGCACTAGTAAATACATTAGTCCCTCAACTGTTTTGTCTAACAAACTCCAAAACACTCAAGGGGCAATAGATTGCACCAACATAGGTGATTGGTGAGATTCATTTGTGACTAATCCATATGTTGATATTACTTTTATGATTGATTGTTGAGATGATTATTTGTGTTGAACGTAATGCTTGTTGTCTAATTTAAGGGCCACACAACATGATCAAAACACTTACATAGTTAAGCACATATTGTTTGGTGAATCCATGACCTATAGATGACAGGTGTTTGTATCAACAAGGTGCGAGGACAATATGAGAAGAACgaaaatgaaggaaatatgccctagaggtaataataaagttgttattttatattccttatatcatgataaatgtttattattcatgctagaattgtattaaccggaaacttgatacatgtgtggatacatagacaaaacactgcgtccctagtaagcctctactagactagctcgttaatcaaagatggttaagtttccaaaccatagacatgtgttgtcatttgatgaacgagatcacatcattaggagaatgatgtgatggacaagacccatctgttagcttagcataatgatcattcagtttattgctattgctttcttcatgtcaaatacatattccttcgactatgagattatgcaactcacggataccgaaggaataccttgtgtgctgtcaaatgtcacaacgtaactgggtgatcataaagatgctttacatgtatctccgaaggtgtttgttgggttggcatatatcgagattaggatttgtcactccgagtatcggagaggtatctctgggccctctcggtaatgcacatcataagaagccttgcaagcaaagtgactaatgagttagttacaggatgatgtattacggaacgagtaaagagacttgccggtaacgggatttaactaggtatgtggataccgacgatcgaatctcgggtaagtaacataccgatggacaaaatgaattatgtatgttgtcataaggttcgaccgataaagatcttcgtagaatatgtaggagccaatatgggcatccaggttccgctattggttattgaccgaagaagtgtctcggtcatgtctacatagttctcgaacccgtagggtccgcacgcttaacgttcattgacgatatagtactatatgagttatgtatgttggtaaccgaatgttgttcggagtcccggatgtgatcacagacatgacgaggagctccagaatggtccggaggtaaagattgatatatgggataatagtgtttggtctccggaagggttccggagttcaccggaaggggttccggatgtttcccgaaatgtttgggtacgagaacactttatttgggccaaaggggaaagcccacgaggctttTGGAAAGTGCAAACGGGAGTTTTGCAGAGACCAGAGGCTAGACGCCAGGAACCCTAGCGTCTAAGCGGTAGatgccgggaaccctggcgtctagccctggagtccgagtaggactcttgcctttcaggcaaaaccgactttgagaaggcttttactccaagtttcgaccctagggctcaacatataaatagaggggcagggctagcacccaatACACATCACGaatcaccaagccgtgtgccggcaaccccgtcccctctagtttatcctccgtcatagtttctgttgtgcttggcgaag contains:
- the LOC109753186 gene encoding uncharacterized protein; this encodes MDEYRPRRSPATERFVGLFSSPSSSPTESSFVAGDEFHEDDFMFSSAPVAASDARPDGPESPTRVPHSHLGLLAALHEGDKRLLVRRAGGGSGAAASAVAATPATLLRRKATIAAATSASGGSLSPTQSPASAAWAIPANPRPKNRAPAPQYHQSAPVKVPVRPPQKPAMDKWDELDDDDELRHGDAAMLPPHEMVARASAGGAGPAAPFSMLEGAGRTLKGRDLRRVRDAVLRQTGWLD